A stretch of DNA from Lotus japonicus ecotype B-129 chromosome 4, LjGifu_v1.2:
GTTCACCAGTGAGGTTAGCAGAAAGAGCCTCTGCAGCCtgttccttctccttcagttcaTCTTGCTCCTTCTTCACTTGTCTTAATTCTGTCCTAAGACAAAACACTAGTTTTTTAAGGGAGGTTTCTTCTGCAGCAACGTCCTGTAGGGTCTTTGTGGCTTCTTTAAGCTCTGAAGTTAGAAGTCTCACAGATTCCATATGAGAAGCATGAACCTTTCTCATCTGCTCTTGAAGAACCTCAATCTCTGCACTTGTTTCAGCAAGTTTGGCATCTAGACTTTGGACTAGTTCGGGGTCATATTCATTCTTTAAGGACTCCAACTTTTCCTGTGCTTCTCCCTTAGCAGTTCTGTAAAAATCAACTTGAGCTTCATTCAATTGTTCAATTGATGCTTTCATGTCTGCAATTTCCTTTGAGAGTTCACTGATCCTTTCAGAGTTTAATTTCGCCGAGCGCTGAGCTTCTGCTGCTGTCTGGAATGCTGCCATCTTTGCCTCCAAAGCTGCATCAAAATCCTGCCTGATTTTGTTGAGTTCTTGCTTGCAAGAATCTAGTTCAGTTACAGTAGCTGTGTACTCTTTTCTTGCATGTTCTAGTTCTTGTTTCCAAGCTTCATATCCTATAGCTTTAAAGGATAATGTCTTCTCAAATTCTTTGCTCTGATTCCTCACAATTTCAACTGCTTCCATTGCCGATTGCTTAGATTCTCTCACATTGGCGAGCTTGGTTATCAAGTTCTGAAGGATCTCTGTGGCATTCTCAAGTTCAGAAAGGGCTTTAGCTTTGGTGGCTTCAGCACTGTCCACCTGTTTCTTTATCTTGTTCAATTCTCTTTGGGTCAAGATAAGCTGTGTTTCCTTTTCAAATACACTCTGCAAATCACCAAAGAAGCATGAAAATCTTTTGCCATAACAAACATCAAAAACATCCTCAAAAAAGTGTCATGCAATTTTGAACTTTGCCATCAAGCTGCCAAGGATAATAAGATGATATTTTCCCCAGTCATATGATCCTGTTTGGATACGTACCAAAAAGCACTAATTTGAGGTTATCTACTAGAAAAAACATTGGATGAGATCCAATAACTGCTCTTTGATCCGTATCCAAACTGACTATATTTGTTCAATGAGAagttatatttgatgtataccTCAGATGACCTTCTCTTGACAGCATATCTGTCCCTAGAGACAGCTACTTCACCAAATAAGGTAACAGCAGCTTTGACAGATTGGAATGGTGCCCTTGTGTCAATCTCTCCAACCTCTCCCCTTGGAGAATCCGACTTTCTGACGCTTGTCATTCTCTTTTGCTCTAACTT
This window harbors:
- the LOC130711135 gene encoding WEB family protein At1g12150-like — encoded protein: MTSVRKSDSPRGEVGEIDTRAPFQSVKAAVTLFGEVAVSRDRYAVKRRSSESVFEKETQLILTQRELNKIKKQVDSAEATKAKALSELENATEILQNLITKLANVRESKQSAMEAVEIVRNQSKEFEKTLSFKAIGYEAWKQELEHARKEYTATVTELDSCKQELNKIRQDFDAALEAKMAAFQTAAEAQRSAKLNSERISELSKEIADMKASIEQLNEAQVDFYRTAKGEAQEKLESLKNEYDPELVQSLDAKLAETSAEIEVLQEQMRKVHASHMESVRLLTSELKEATKTLQDVAAEETSLKKLVFCLRTELRQVKKEQDELKEKEQAAEALSANLTGELQESMEVARPQPGTVEDLEANIFYKQSMKLQRLKSETEDARREAEETSRKAQGLKQEAEKSRAAAEEAEKKLELLLKEAKAAKAAKQRAMKEMKILSDVHSRASNPKFGGKIKMSREEFESLRGKVKECEDLVEKKEGAVMAELQAIYARKNELHRKVEANLKAIEETNAATETALWYTEMADSAKVAIENELKRWRQQEQVVVANASSQISVHPSRLISLRTKK